One Thermoplasmatales archaeon genomic window carries:
- a CDS encoding DUF655 domain-containing protein, producing the protein MEDFVYILDYLPSGRTGYRRIPVAYGIGEKEFTLLELTPKPDVTLNIGERVYVGKELEKRDKIMKVKGRVNYEDLTPTAQGELFYVLIDIVKKNEDRFVKFFNESPPITTRFHALELIPGLGKKTMLEILQERKKAPFKNFEDLSARIKNLHHPDKLIAKRVLEELQNPDEKYRLFTRPPLRK; encoded by the coding sequence ATGGAAGATTTTGTTTATATTTTGGATTATTTACCCTCAGGAAGAACTGGTTATAGGAGGATACCTGTTGCCTATGGAATAGGTGAAAAAGAATTTACATTACTTGAACTCACTCCAAAACCAGATGTCACACTCAATATAGGAGAAAGGGTCTATGTTGGAAAAGAGCTTGAGAAAAGAGATAAAATAATGAAGGTAAAAGGAAGGGTTAATTATGAAGATTTAACACCAACAGCTCAGGGAGAACTTTTTTATGTTCTTATAGATATAGTAAAGAAAAATGAAGATAGATTTGTTAAATTTTTTAATGAATCTCCTCCGATAACAACCAGATTTCATGCCCTCGAACTTATCCCGGGACTGGGTAAAAAAACAATGCTCGAAATTTTACAGGAAAGAAAGAAGGCTCCTTTCAAAAATTTTGAAGATTTATCTGCAAGGATAAAAAATCTTCATCATCCAGATAAACTAATTGCTAAAAGGGTTCTTGAAGAATTGCAGAACCCAGATGAAAAATACCGCTTATTTACCCGCCCGCCTCTAAGAAAATGA
- a CDS encoding imidazolonepropionase: MSLLIKNIGEIFDGYGIRKEKYIYMEEGKIKSIGEKKRADEVIDACNNFVMPGFVDCHTHAVFAGYRDFEVEWKLEGASYREIAERGGGILFTVRETRKASKEKIKRETEKRIEEMIKHGTTTVEIKSGYGLDLKNEVKLLKVINGIDRIDAIPTFLAHAIPEGENEKDYVDYILNEVIPYIGERKMAKFCDVFCEKGYFSIDSSRKILQAGKKYGMIPKIHADEFSCIGCGRLAGEIKASSADHLLKARLNDLKLMAKNGVVAVLLPFVPFLLDEHFPSYENMKKSGVDIAIATDLNPNCYVMNMQLALQIACYKMGIKVIDALKYATINSAKALKMDREIGSIEKDKKADLIITNIPSHSFIAYKIGVNFVNKVIKNGEIIYESN, encoded by the coding sequence ATGAGCTTGCTGATAAAGAATATAGGAGAAATTTTTGATGGATATGGCATAAGGAAGGAGAAATATATCTATATGGAGGAGGGAAAAATAAAAAGCATAGGAGAAAAAAAGAGGGCAGATGAAGTTATAGATGCTTGCAATAATTTTGTTATGCCGGGCTTTGTGGATTGTCATACTCATGCTGTTTTTGCTGGGTATAGAGATTTTGAAGTTGAATGGAAATTAGAAGGAGCAAGCTATAGAGAGATTGCGGAGAGAGGGGGAGGAATATTATTTACTGTGAGAGAAACAAGAAAGGCAAGCAAGGAAAAAATAAAGAGGGAAACAGAAAAAAGAATAGAGGAGATGATAAAGCATGGAACAACAACAGTGGAAATTAAAAGCGGTTATGGACTTGATTTGAAAAATGAAGTAAAATTGCTTAAAGTGATAAACGGAATAGATAGAATCGATGCAATTCCAACATTTCTTGCACATGCAATTCCTGAGGGAGAAAATGAAAAAGATTATGTTGATTATATTTTAAATGAAGTAATTCCTTATATAGGAGAAAGAAAAATGGCAAAATTCTGCGATGTTTTTTGCGAAAAAGGATATTTCAGCATTGATTCATCAAGAAAAATATTGCAAGCTGGAAAAAAATATGGAATGATTCCAAAAATTCATGCAGATGAGTTTTCATGCATTGGATGCGGGAGGCTTGCAGGGGAAATTAAAGCATCTTCAGCAGACCATTTGCTGAAGGCAAGGTTGAATGATCTGAAACTGATGGCAAAAAATGGAGTAGTGGCTGTTTTGCTTCCTTTTGTGCCATTTTTACTTGATGAGCATTTTCCCTCATATGAAAATATGAAAAAATCTGGAGTTGATATTGCAATTGCAACCGATTTGAATCCAAATTGCTATGTTATGAATATGCAGCTCGCCCTTCAGATTGCCTGCTATAAGATGGGAATTAAGGTTATTGACGCTTTAAAATATGCCACAATAAATTCTGCAAAAGCATTAAAAATGGATAGGGAGATTGGAAGCATAGAAAAGGATAAAAAAGCAGATTTAATAATTACAAATATTCCTTCCCATTCATTCATTGCCTATAAGATTGGAGTGAATTTCGTTAATAAAGTAATAAAAAATGGTGAAATAATATACGAGAGCAACTAA
- a CDS encoding RNA-binding protein yields the protein MKNLEEITGFIEKKLNEKDDLREKTLKFCRDIIRNSRKSIKKIHYGEIDEAKKYIEEAKKILKEIKDSAKEHPDIISSGYTEGAMQELAEAEIFLSIIEDKDFPYPDEINVSCSAYLMGLADAVGELKRKEFYMLREKNIKEVEKLLEIIEEISDKIFEFDYPSGLIPIKKKQDAIRRMVERMREDVILFTKSRELEDKIEEILKKLD from the coding sequence ATGAAAAATCTTGAAGAGATAACAGGTTTTATAGAAAAAAAACTGAATGAAAAGGATGATTTGCGAGAAAAGACGTTGAAGTTTTGCAGGGATATAATAAGGAACAGCAGGAAAAGCATTAAAAAGATACACTATGGAGAAATTGATGAGGCAAAAAAATATATTGAGGAAGCGAAAAAAATATTAAAGGAAATAAAAGATTCAGCAAAGGAGCATCCGGATATAATATCCTCCGGCTACACGGAAGGCGCAATGCAGGAGCTTGCGGAGGCGGAAATTTTTCTCTCAATAATTGAGGATAAAGATTTTCCTTACCCAGATGAAATAAATGTGAGCTGCTCTGCCTACCTGATGGGGCTTGCTGACGCTGTAGGAGAGCTAAAGAGAAAGGAATTTTATATGCTGAGGGAGAAAAATATAAAAGAAGTAGAGAAGTTGCTTGAAATAATAGAGGAAATAAGTGATAAAATATTTGAATTTGACTATCCTTCTGGCCTAATACCCATAAAAAAGAAGCAGGATGCAATAAGGAGGATGGTTGAAAGGATGAGAGAAGATGTAATATTATTTACGAAAAGCAGGGAACTGGAGGATAAAATTGAAGAAATATTGAAGAAATTAGATTAG
- a CDS encoding aminopeptidase P family protein, with protein MRWKKIFDLTDVDAIFIKNNDENFFYFTKAKGLHEDSVAIVTKEGAKIISTPLEREGIFYHSKEELKKILKDFLDGKKIGFNGEALKYNDFIYLKKNFKANFIDISRKIKEVRVIKDKEEIKKIRRACLLTLKSIEKLNFYGKREKDVAFEIDCKINREAKNAFPTIVAFGKNTSIPHHVPSNKLFSNPVIIDCGAKYDGYCSDITRSFYSQREKRVYEIVNEALNIAIDELKEGVKASEVYKKVEKFFSRYKFKMIHGLGHSIGLNVHDGYSISKKSNFLFKENMVFAIEPAVYTKNFGIRIEEDVLIKKRKAEIITVYPNEK; from the coding sequence ATGAGATGGAAAAAAATATTTGATTTGACTGATGTTGATGCGATATTTATAAAAAATAATGATGAGAATTTTTTTTATTTTACAAAAGCAAAAGGGTTGCATGAGGACAGCGTTGCAATTGTTACAAAGGAAGGAGCAAAAATTATTTCCACTCCCCTTGAAAGAGAGGGAATCTTTTATCATAGCAAGGAGGAGCTTAAAAAAATTTTGAAGGATTTTTTAGATGGAAAAAAAATTGGTTTCAATGGAGAAGCTCTTAAATACAATGATTTTATCTATTTGAAGAAAAATTTTAAGGCAAATTTTATTGATATAAGCAGAAAAATTAAGGAGGTTAGGGTAATAAAGGATAAAGAAGAAATAAAAAAAATAAGAAGGGCATGCCTGCTAACCTTGAAATCTATTGAGAAGCTAAATTTTTATGGAAAAAGAGAAAAAGATGTTGCTTTTGAAATAGATTGCAAAATAAATAGAGAAGCAAAAAATGCCTTCCCAACAATAGTTGCTTTTGGAAAAAATACATCAATTCCCCATCATGTTCCTTCAAATAAATTATTTTCAAATCCAGTTATAATTGATTGTGGGGCAAAGTATGATGGCTACTGCTCGGATATTACAAGGTCTTTTTACAGCCAGAGAGAAAAAAGAGTATATGAAATAGTAAATGAAGCATTAAATATTGCAATTGATGAATTAAAGGAAGGAGTAAAAGCAAGTGAGGTATATAAAAAAGTAGAAAAATTTTTTTCAAGGTATAAATTTAAAATGATTCATGGACTGGGTCATTCCATTGGCTTAAATGTGCATGATGGCTATTCCATAAGCAAAAAATCCAATTTTTTATTTAAAGAAAACATGGTTTTTGCAATTGAGCCGGCAGTTTATACTAAAAACTTCGGAATAAGAATTGAGGAAGATGTTTTAATAAAAAAGAGGAAGGCGGAAATAATTACAGTTTATCCGAATGAAAAATAA
- a CDS encoding RNA polymerase yields MKILLISEIKDILSKISSKRELNREQKIALEHSEKVSSISIKEGRELVEELMKIGRINEKQACKIADLLPVEKDEVVAIFAKETYMPSDEEINKIIELVKKYK; encoded by the coding sequence ATGAAAATTCTCCTTATTTCTGAAATAAAAGATATATTGAGCAAGATTAGCAGTAAAAGAGAACTAAATAGGGAGCAAAAAATAGCTCTTGAACACAGCGAAAAAGTATCTTCGATAAGCATTAAGGAAGGGAGGGAGCTTGTAGAAGAGCTAATGAAAATAGGAAGAATTAATGAAAAACAGGCGTGCAAAATAGCGGATTTATTGCCAGTAGAAAAAGACGAAGTAGTTGCAATATTTGCAAAAGAAACATACATGCCATCTGACGAGGAAATAAATAAAATTATTGAACTGGTTAAAAAATATAAATAG
- the rsmA gene encoding ribosomal RNA small subunit methyltransferase A: MKFSQNFLIDESIAERQVNYANLNKNDFVLEIGAGNGILTKKIAKIAKVIAVEIDERFIPKLKNIKNVEVINEDVTKIDLNDIYFNKVISNIPYHISSEITFKLLEKKFELGILMYQKEFAERLVAREGKNYSRLSVMAYSKADIEILEIVPRRAFRPIPKVDSCIVKVVPIGKRFDLNYEIFDRVVRVLFAHRRKKIKNSVAALGPLAREAAEKTGVADRRVEEISPEKIAELCKYLEDKNEMEKNI, translated from the coding sequence ATGAAATTCAGCCAGAATTTTTTGATAGATGAAAGTATAGCTGAAAGACAGGTAAATTATGCAAATTTGAATAAAAATGATTTTGTACTTGAAATAGGAGCGGGAAATGGAATTTTAACAAAAAAAATTGCTAAAATTGCCAAAGTTATTGCAGTTGAAATAGACGAAAGGTTTATACCAAAACTGAAAAATATAAAAAATGTTGAAGTGATAAATGAGGATGTAACAAAAATTGATTTAAATGATATATATTTCAATAAGGTAATTTCAAATATTCCATATCATATTTCTTCCGAAATAACATTTAAATTACTTGAAAAAAAATTTGAACTCGGCATACTTATGTATCAAAAGGAATTTGCTGAAAGGCTTGTTGCAAGAGAAGGAAAAAATTATTCCCGCCTCTCAGTAATGGCTTATTCAAAAGCAGACATTGAGATTCTTGAGATTGTTCCGAGAAGAGCATTCCGCCCTATCCCAAAAGTTGATTCCTGCATTGTAAAAGTTGTGCCGATTGGAAAAAGATTTGATTTGAATTATGAAATATTTGATAGGGTTGTAAGGGTTCTTTTTGCCCATAGAAGAAAAAAAATAAAGAATTCTGTTGCTGCGCTGGGCCCGCTTGCAAGGGAGGCGGCGGAAAAAACTGGTGTGGCTGACAGGAGGGTGGAGGAAATAAGCCCGGAGAAAATAGCGGAATTATGCAAATATCTGGAGGATAAAAATGAGATGGAAAAAAATATTTGA
- a CDS encoding 50S ribosomal protein L21e, producing MRRSRGFRSKTRKKLGKKFREGKMNVITRAMQKFEEGEKVAIVIDPSVHYGMPHPRYQGKTGSIAGRQGKAYILKIRDGNKIKHIIAYPEHLRRVSG from the coding sequence ATGAGAAGATCTAGAGGATTTAGGAGCAAAACAAGAAAAAAATTGGGAAAAAAATTTAGAGAAGGAAAAATGAATGTTATAACAAGAGCAATGCAAAAATTTGAGGAGGGAGAAAAGGTTGCAATAGTGATAGATCCCTCTGTCCATTATGGAATGCCCCATCCCCGCTACCAGGGAAAAACGGGTAGCATCGCAGGGAGGCAGGGGAAGGCATATATACTAAAGATAAGAGATGGTAACAAAATAAAGCATATAATCGCTTATCCTGAACATTTGAGAAGGGTATCAGGATGA